In Amycolatopsis sp. EV170708-02-1, the following are encoded in one genomic region:
- a CDS encoding inorganic phosphate transporter, translating to MEPSLLVVLVVVTALIFDFTNGFHDTANSMATSIATGALRPKVAVTISAVLNLVGAFLSVEVAKTISNGLVDDTKIGPAIVFGGLVGAIVWNLITWFIGLPSSSSHALFGGLIGATWVSAGTDSVHFGKIVEKVLVPAALSPVLAGLVAMAVTYFVYRIFVRRGRTAGFRVGQIISASLVSLAHGTNDAQKTMGVITLTMITAGALPAGAGPPLWVIVSAALALALGTYLGGWRITYTLGKGLTDIDGPQGFAAQTSSAAVILASTNFGFPLSTTHVCSGGIVGSGVGRNESPVRWRTAGRMVIAWLFTLPAAAIVGAGAGLVTSTGTVGTIAVGVAGLAIGIGIYLLSRRSPVNAGSFTSPAPPVPEQEVGRIAA from the coding sequence GTGGAGCCCTCACTGTTGGTCGTGCTTGTCGTCGTCACGGCCCTAATTTTCGATTTCACAAACGGGTTCCATGACACGGCCAACTCGATGGCGACGTCGATCGCCACGGGGGCGTTGCGTCCCAAGGTCGCCGTGACGATCTCCGCGGTCCTGAACCTCGTCGGAGCGTTCCTGTCGGTCGAGGTGGCCAAGACCATCTCGAATGGACTGGTCGACGACACCAAGATCGGACCGGCGATCGTCTTCGGGGGCTTGGTCGGGGCGATCGTGTGGAACCTGATCACCTGGTTCATCGGCCTGCCGTCCAGCTCGTCTCATGCGCTGTTCGGAGGGCTGATCGGTGCCACCTGGGTGTCTGCCGGGACGGACTCCGTCCATTTCGGAAAGATCGTCGAGAAGGTGCTGGTTCCCGCGGCGCTGTCGCCGGTCTTGGCCGGTCTCGTCGCGATGGCCGTGACGTACTTCGTCTACCGCATCTTCGTCCGCCGCGGTCGCACCGCGGGCTTCAGAGTCGGCCAGATCATCTCGGCTTCGCTGGTCTCGCTCGCCCATGGCACGAACGACGCGCAGAAGACCATGGGCGTCATCACACTGACGATGATCACCGCTGGAGCCCTCCCTGCCGGGGCCGGGCCGCCGCTCTGGGTGATCGTCAGCGCGGCGCTGGCGCTGGCACTCGGGACGTACCTGGGTGGCTGGCGGATCACCTACACGCTGGGTAAAGGCCTGACCGATATCGATGGCCCACAGGGCTTCGCCGCGCAGACCAGTTCGGCGGCCGTCATCCTCGCCTCGACGAACTTCGGCTTCCCGCTTTCGACGACCCATGTCTGTTCCGGAGGCATCGTCGGCTCCGGCGTGGGCAGGAATGAGTCACCGGTTCGCTGGCGTACGGCCGGCCGCATGGTGATCGCCTGGCTGTTCACACTTCCGGCAGCCGCCATCGTCGGTGCCGGTGCCGGTCTCGTGACCTCGACCGGCACAGTGGGGACGATCGCTGTTGGCGTCGCGGGCCTCGCGATCGGCATCGGGATCTACCTCCTGTCCCGACGGAGCCCCGTCAACGCCGGCAGCTTCACCAGCCCCGCCCCGCCCGTTCCAGAACAGGAAGTCGGCAGGATCGCCGCCTAG
- a CDS encoding bifunctional [glutamine synthetase] adenylyltransferase/[glutamine synthetase]-adenylyl-L-tyrosine phosphorylase has product MVERARPTASVARYGFTDPRADGQLRAAGWWTESGPDASAADVLSALSRAADPDLALSGLDRIREADPAAWIGLDQALRTNRTFRGRMLGVLGTSSALADFLASNTGCWKTLEGQKSTAPDQYVGSLLDHLRPEGEVLTGLESEQALRVGYRELLLGIAAADLGHLVEPGLRQPPYAEIGAQLTTLAEAALTVGLLVAEAEVGAGVEGRLAVIAMGKCGGRELNYVSDVDVIFVGDGDLSISTRLASTMMRVVGKACFEVDAALRPEGKAGALVRTLDGHAAYYQKWAKTWEFQALLKARPVAGDAELGRQYAEMVAPKVWAAADRENFVPEVQKMRRRVEGHVPSAHAERELKLGRGGLRDVEFAVQLLQLVHGRIDTELRSPSTMDALAALGDGGYVGRKDAAELASSYEFLRTIEHRLQLRRLRRTHLFPAASDVSELRTIARASGVRPARGKSEGDVLLAEFRRHLQSIRRLHEKLFYRPLLQSVANVPTEALRLTTKQAESRLAALGYAAPDGALQHIKALTAGMSRRAAIQQALLPVLLDLLADTPDPDRGLLSYRKVSEALEETPWYLRVLRDEGAVVERLAFLLGTSRLVPDLLARAPEVLQLLGDPARLAGRTPAEVATSLRAAVRRQPGLNAAVAAARSLRRHEMLRIASADLLGLLDVPAICAALSSVWVAVLQGALAAAFRQRQAELGETPAKIAVIGMGRLGGAELGYGSDADVLFVCEPAEGVSDSEAAKFASSVAETVRKILGAPSPDPALVVDADLRPEGRSGPLVRTLESYRSYYGRWAEVWESQALLRARFIAGDEDLGARFIEMIDPIRYPQAGLDAVRVREIRRIKARVETERMPKGADPTRHTKLGRGGLADVEWTVQLMQLRHGHEVEGLRTTSTIDALKAAAEAGLAEPAEIESLTEAWLLATRVRNAGMLVRGKAVDEIPSSGRDLAAVARVLGYSADDDPGEFLDAYRRTTRRAHAVVETLFYQG; this is encoded by the coding sequence ATGGTTGAGCGCGCCAGGCCGACCGCTTCCGTGGCGAGATACGGCTTCACCGATCCCCGTGCCGACGGGCAGCTGCGTGCTGCCGGTTGGTGGACCGAATCCGGCCCGGACGCCTCCGCCGCCGACGTGTTGTCCGCACTTTCCCGGGCGGCGGATCCTGATCTCGCCTTGAGCGGCCTGGACCGGATCAGGGAAGCCGATCCGGCAGCCTGGATCGGACTCGACCAGGCGCTCCGTACCAATCGCACCTTCCGCGGCCGGATGCTCGGTGTCTTGGGCACCTCGAGCGCGCTCGCGGACTTCTTGGCCTCGAACACCGGCTGCTGGAAGACCCTCGAAGGACAGAAGAGCACCGCGCCGGATCAATACGTGGGCAGTCTCCTCGACCACTTGCGGCCGGAAGGAGAAGTGCTCACTGGGCTTGAGTCTGAGCAGGCTCTTCGCGTCGGCTACCGCGAGCTGCTCCTCGGCATCGCCGCGGCTGACCTCGGGCATCTTGTCGAACCTGGCCTTCGCCAGCCCCCCTATGCCGAGATCGGAGCCCAGCTCACCACGCTGGCCGAGGCCGCACTGACAGTGGGGCTGCTGGTCGCGGAGGCTGAGGTGGGTGCCGGTGTCGAAGGCCGGCTGGCCGTGATCGCGATGGGCAAATGCGGTGGTCGAGAGCTGAACTATGTGAGCGACGTGGACGTCATCTTCGTCGGCGACGGAGATCTGTCCATCTCCACGCGGCTGGCCAGCACGATGATGCGTGTTGTCGGCAAGGCCTGTTTCGAAGTCGATGCGGCGTTGCGTCCGGAGGGGAAGGCGGGTGCCCTGGTCCGGACCCTCGATGGGCATGCCGCCTACTACCAAAAGTGGGCCAAGACCTGGGAGTTCCAGGCCTTGCTCAAAGCACGGCCGGTGGCAGGCGACGCCGAGCTCGGGCGTCAGTACGCGGAGATGGTCGCACCGAAGGTGTGGGCAGCGGCCGATCGGGAGAATTTCGTTCCCGAGGTCCAGAAGATGCGGCGCCGCGTCGAAGGTCATGTGCCTTCCGCGCACGCCGAACGGGAGCTGAAGCTGGGGCGCGGAGGCCTCCGCGATGTCGAGTTCGCGGTGCAGTTGCTGCAATTGGTCCACGGCCGGATCGACACGGAGCTGCGTTCTCCCTCCACGATGGACGCACTCGCCGCCCTGGGTGACGGCGGCTACGTCGGCCGGAAAGACGCCGCGGAACTCGCATCGTCATACGAATTTCTCCGGACCATCGAGCACCGGCTTCAACTTCGCAGGCTCCGGCGTACACATCTGTTTCCCGCTGCCTCGGACGTCAGCGAGCTGCGAACGATCGCGAGAGCGAGCGGGGTGCGGCCGGCTCGGGGCAAAAGTGAAGGGGACGTCTTGCTGGCGGAGTTCCGCCGCCACCTGCAAAGCATCCGACGGCTTCACGAAAAGCTCTTCTACCGGCCTCTGCTGCAGTCTGTCGCGAACGTGCCGACCGAAGCGCTCCGGCTGACCACGAAACAGGCAGAGAGTCGTCTCGCCGCGCTCGGCTATGCCGCTCCGGACGGTGCTTTGCAGCACATCAAGGCTTTGACCGCGGGAATGTCGCGTCGGGCGGCCATCCAGCAGGCTCTGCTACCGGTCTTGCTGGACCTTCTCGCCGACACGCCGGACCCTGACCGCGGGCTGCTGTCTTATCGGAAGGTCTCCGAAGCGCTTGAGGAAACGCCTTGGTACCTCAGGGTGCTTCGGGACGAGGGCGCGGTCGTCGAGCGGCTCGCATTTCTGCTGGGCACCTCGCGACTGGTGCCCGACCTGCTGGCGAGAGCGCCCGAAGTCCTGCAGCTGCTCGGTGATCCGGCGCGACTGGCCGGTCGCACTCCGGCGGAGGTGGCCACCTCGCTGCGAGCCGCAGTGCGGAGGCAGCCGGGTCTGAACGCCGCGGTCGCGGCCGCGAGATCACTCCGCCGTCACGAGATGCTGCGGATCGCGTCGGCGGATCTGCTGGGGTTGCTGGACGTTCCAGCTATCTGCGCGGCGTTGTCGAGTGTGTGGGTCGCCGTGCTCCAGGGTGCCTTGGCCGCCGCGTTCCGCCAGCGTCAGGCTGAGCTCGGCGAGACTCCCGCGAAGATCGCTGTCATCGGAATGGGACGCCTGGGCGGGGCCGAACTCGGCTACGGATCCGACGCGGACGTCCTTTTCGTGTGCGAGCCAGCAGAAGGTGTGTCGGACTCCGAGGCCGCGAAGTTCGCTTCCTCGGTCGCCGAGACGGTGCGCAAGATCCTCGGGGCCCCCAGCCCAGACCCTGCGCTGGTCGTCGACGCCGATCTCCGCCCGGAGGGGCGGAGCGGCCCGTTGGTGCGAACCCTCGAGTCCTACCGCAGCTACTACGGTCGTTGGGCGGAGGTCTGGGAATCGCAAGCGCTGCTCCGGGCCCGGTTCATCGCCGGCGATGAGGACCTTGGCGCTCGGTTCATCGAGATGATCGACCCCATTCGATACCCGCAAGCCGGTCTCGACGCGGTTCGGGTGCGGGAGATCAGGCGGATCAAGGCCCGCGTGGAGACGGAGCGGATGCCCAAGGGCGCCGACCCGACACGGCACACGAAACTCGGTCGTGGAGGGCTCGCCGATGTGGAATGGACTGTGCAGCTCATGCAGCTGCGCCACGGACATGAAGTCGAGGGGCTTCGGACCACCTCGACGATCGACGCGTTGAAAGCCGCGGCAGAGGCGGGGCTGGCCGAGCCCGCAGAGATCGAATCCCTGACCGAGGCCTGGCTGCTGGCGACGCGCGTTCGCAATGCCGGAATGCTGGTCCGAGGTAAGGCCGTCGACGAGATCCCCAGCTCTGGTCGAGATCTGGCCGCGGTCGCGCGAGTACTCGGATACTCCGCCGATGACGACCCAGGCGAGTTCCTCGACGCCTACCGGCGGACGACGAGACGTGCTCACGCGGTTGTGGAGACCCTCTTTTACCAGGGCTGA